A region from the Bacillus sp. Marseille-P3661 genome encodes:
- a CDS encoding HAD family hydrolase yields MNDYKLVFLDIDGTILKANHTIEVSTKNAISQLQEKGIEVVLATGRPLHNIKDLANELSITSFISYNGAHGIYQGEEIYREPVDHKDIEKFVEIANAHNHELVLYSDKENLFTSLETDLVQQFIKTFEMNLNQIFTFANIHSILGLTIITSEDKADTYYQDFEGIHYSNVNVTGLKNCLDVIRDNVNKGIAVQKLIERLGYSKENTIAFGDGMNDKEMLSAVGEGIAMGNAHPDLFQYAKHVTTDVENSGIYNGLKILGLVD; encoded by the coding sequence ATGAACGATTACAAACTTGTTTTTCTAGATATAGACGGAACAATCTTAAAAGCGAACCATACCATTGAGGTTTCGACTAAGAATGCTATTTCACAATTACAAGAGAAAGGTATCGAAGTTGTTTTAGCTACCGGTCGTCCTTTACATAATATTAAAGACCTTGCAAATGAATTATCGATTACATCTTTTATTTCATATAACGGGGCACATGGTATTTATCAAGGCGAAGAAATCTATCGAGAGCCTGTCGATCATAAAGATATTGAAAAGTTTGTTGAGATTGCAAACGCCCATAATCATGAACTGGTGCTATATTCTGATAAAGAAAATTTATTTACTTCTTTGGAAACCGATTTAGTACAACAATTTATCAAAACGTTTGAAATGAACCTAAATCAGATTTTTACTTTCGCTAATATCCATAGTATCTTAGGCTTAACTATTATCACATCGGAAGATAAAGCAGATACGTATTATCAAGATTTTGAAGGAATTCATTATTCAAATGTGAATGTTACTGGCTTAAAAAATTGCTTAGATGTCATCAGGGATAATGTAAATAAAGGTATAGCCGTTCAAAAGCTAATTGAAAGGTTAGGCTACTCAAAAGAAAACACCATTGCTTTTGGAGATGGGATGAACGATAAAGAAATGCTAAGTGCTGTTGGAGAGGGTATTGCGATGGGCAACGCACATCCAGATTTATTTCAATACGCAAAGCATGTAACAACGGATGTTGAGAACTCAGGTATTTATAATGGGTTAAAAATATTAGGTTTGGTTGATTAA